Part of the Lolium rigidum isolate FL_2022 chromosome 6, APGP_CSIRO_Lrig_0.1, whole genome shotgun sequence genome, AGTGAgtactctctatctctctctctctcaccttggAGGTCACAATTCTTCTCTTCAGGAACTGGTCAACGATGGGAAAGTCTAAGGAAGTCAAAGAAATATCAAAGCCTTGTCCGTTGGTTCAACAGCGTAGCTGCAGACTATGCAGGCGCACTAGATGAAGTTACATCTGCTTATGTTGGAAGGCGAGGAATTGGAAAATCTCCTGCGCCAAGCTTGAAAGAAAAGATGCCTGGTTTGAAAGAGAACACCTCAGGTCATCAAATAGATCTCCCAGGTGCAAAAGTTGGGGAGGTTTGTGTTCGTTTTGCCCCAGAGCCTAGCGGGTATCTCCACATTGGTCATGCAAAGGCTGCACTGTTGAACAAGTATTTTGCAGAGAGATATAATGGGCGTCTGATAGTTCGATTTGATGACACAAATCCTTCTAAAGAAAGCAATGAATTTGTTGAGAATGTCCTGAAAGATATTGAAACGCTTGGGGTTAAATACGATGTAGTTACATACACATCGGATTATTTCCCAAAGCTAATGGAAATGGCTGAAAGTTTGATTAAGCAGGGGAAGGCATATGTTGATGATACACCCAAGGAGCAAATGAGGAGTGAAAGGATGGATGGCGTGGAATCTAAATGTAGAAACAGTACTGTTGAGGAGAACTTGTCGTTGTGGAATGAGATGGTTAATGGTACCAAAAGGGGTACTCAGTGTTGTGTACGTGGTAAACTTGACATGCAGGACCCAAACAAATCACTTCGTGATCCTGTTTACTACCGTTGCAACCCTGATCCCCATCACCGTGTTGGCTCAAAATACAAGGTCTACCCAACATATGACTTCGCTTGCCCATTTGTTGATGCATTGGAAGGAGTGACTCATGCTCTTCGTTCAAGTGAATACCATGATCGCAATGCACAGTACTACCGTGTCCTTCAAGACATGGGGCTGCGGAGAGTAGAAATCTATGAGTTCAGTAGGCTGAATATGGTTTATACTGTTCTTAGCAAGCGCAAGCTTCTTTGGTTCGTCCAAAATAAGAAGGTAGAGGACTGGACTGACGCACGCTTTCCTACGGTACAAGGCATAGTACGTCGTGGCTTGAAGATTGAAGCATTGATCCAATTTATACTGGAGCAGGTAATTGTCTACTGAGTTGCTCGTTATGATCTTGTAACTATATGCATGTTTGAGAAACTGAGTTATTAACCCCCTTTCTATTTTTTTGCATTTTATTTGTGAAGGGTGCTTCAAAAAATCTTAATCTCATGGAGTGGGATAAACTCTGGACAATCAACAAGAAGATAGTTGATCCAGTGTGCGGAAGGCATACTGCTGTGCTGAAAGACAGATGTGTGCTCTTGACACTTACTAATGGCCCAGACGAACCATTTGTTCGAATCTTACCAAGGCATAAGAAATATGAGGGTGCTGGAAAGAAGGCTACAACGTTTGCAAACAGAATTTGGCTCGAGTATGCTGATGCATCAGTCATTAGCGTGGGTGAGGAAGTCACTTTGATGGACTGGGGTAATGCTATCATTAGAGAAATCAAGACAGATAATGGAACAATCACTCAACTAGTTGGTGAACTCCATCTTGAAGGGTCAGTAAAAATGACGAAGCTGAAACTGACATGGCTATCAGATATTGAAGACCTTGTGTCTCTCTCTTTGGTAGATTTTGACTACCTAATCAATAAGAAAAAGGTAAGAAGTTATGTTCTCTAAGTTAATGTTGGTAGGCATGCAACCATATAGACGCCAAAACTGTATTCATATACTGGCTATTTAAAAATTAGTGATTGTtgtagtatgaatgccttttcacATAGACTAGTTAGATGTGTCAGTGGCACAGTTACTATCTGTTCAACTATGAGTGATCTGACCAACTTATCTTACCTCAAGAGCCTGAGGCTTCCAGTGAATTGTTTGGTCCCTGGAAACTCAACATGGCAACCTACCCATACTTGATTCTTCCATTGTTGAAAGCTGATGTTGATTATATTTAGTTTTCTTCCTTTTATATGTATGTGATGGCTCTTCCTTGGATGAGTTATCTCTCTTCCATCATTAATTCCATATTGTCTCATTCTACTGTTAGGTGGTATATCTCCATGTACTTTAAATCCTAATATATGACACTTTTGCAGCTGGAGGAAGATGAGGACTTCCTTGACAATCTCAACCCTTGCACTCGACGTGAAGCTTTAGCTCTTGGAGACCCAAACATTAGGAATGTCAAGCAAGGAGAAGTTATACAGCTCGAAAGGAAAGGGTATTACAGGTGTGATGTTCCATTTGTCCGGTCGTCCAAACCAATTGTGCTTTTTTCCATTCCAGATGGCCGACAGAAGTCCACATCAATTGGTTCTGGAGCCTAACTTCTGCAAGCAATGTTTGTTTAGATTGTGGTGCCTTTTTTGGACATTAATGTTGCAACCTCATTGGTATCAAATTGGAGCTGTAATGGCCGAAACTTGGAACTTCAGCTTTTTTTCTTTTCAGTATCTCAAACTTGGTCCATCAGTATTGGTTATGTAATTCTACTTTGCATGTTTCTTTGGCTTCCAACTGCTACCATGATCCGTGGGTTCTTTAACAAATATCAAGATGAGAATTTGCTGATAGATGTCTTGTCTCAGCATCAAGGAATGCCCATATTTCAGACTACATGCTCTTAGTTTACTCTGATGTGTTTTCATGTCCTATCCTAGTTATCTCCCGACTCCCGAGAGTGAATTGTGAAGGACTTTTTACGTCTTACGCTCATGAGCTTTCACTAAATTTAGCAAAAATTTCATGTCCACTAGGGCCAGTTCTTTTGTCAGCTTAAAAAATAAGCCGCCCTCTCCCCAGCTTCTCCTATAACCATCCGGGGCAGTTGCCCCAGCTGTTAATTTTGTTCCAACTTGTTGAGTTGAAACTGCTATGAACAAGCACAAGAGAACTGGCCTTTCTCAAGATGTCTTCTGACGCTAGACGCGTTTGGGTTTATAGGTTCCACTCGAGTTTTCAGCCCAAAGTCTGACCGTGATTTTGACAAACAAAATATGAGGCTTATTACTTGGAGCTTCTAAATTAGGCCAGATCCATAATTGAAGCATCTGAAGGCCGCATCAATCGATGAGGTTGTGTCTACCACATCCTCCAAATACATTGTCAGGTAGAAACATTGGCACAAACAAAAAGCTGAACCCGTACCCAAACTAGAATTAGACAGTTCCAGCAAGTCAGGTTTTATATCAAAATTTAATCTCAACAAAATAGATACAGTTGCTCTTGCTGCCATTACCGCTTCAAAAGTAACAACATTACTATGACAAGTAGAACAAAGAACAAAAGTGAAATATGCGAGGCTTTTGACGACAGCTTCCAGGTACACTTCCAGAAAAGGTCCTTGTAGGGTACAAAAATGTTACTTCCTCAAGCTGCCCTCGAGTCGGTCTATAGCTGCCCCCACACGACTTTGATTCCCTTGTTCCCTTGCCAAATCTGATGGTGACTTTGAAGTTTCGATCTCAAGACTGGCCTTCTCTGCCAGCTTCAACTGTACCCAACCTGCATAAGAAAGAACTCCCAAAGTGAGCCGATCAAATAACCACAAGAAGCTGCCGGCGAGTTGACATTGTGTGAGCATTGTTTAAGAATGAGCTGGCACTGTTGACTTGGCAACTAGTGGTGTTGTGTTTCAGTAATGCAGATGCTTATGGCAAGATAGCATCATATAAATGAATTATGTGCATGAGCTTTCTAATGAGACTGATTAACACATCCTCCCAGATGAACAAGGGAATTAGGTAATGGGCACAAAGTAGTACACAATGAGAAGGTAGCATCAAACTTCTAAATTGGAAGGCTACACATCATAGCACAAGTTCAAACATTCATATCAGAATTAAAAACAGGAACTAAGATTAAGTATGGGAGAAAGCATTTCACGAAGATGCTAAAAATTCATTTACTTTGCAGGATGCAGTTAATTACTATCATAGAGGAAAATGGACATCTATAAATAATGCATCATCTGGTCCATATCTAAGCAACTGATCTGCACATCGAGCAATCTAGAGCCTAAAAGACTTCTTAAAGTATACAGAACAGTACTCATGGTACAGGAAAATATCACGAGCAATTGGAGGTAAGAGTACCAAGGGGAAAGCAGATTCCGGCACCAAGAGCAGAGCCAACCAATACACTATCATAGAGGAAAATGGACATCTATAAATAATGCATCA contains:
- the LOC124661796 gene encoding glutamate--tRNA ligase, cytoplasmic-like codes for the protein MEVKLAFPQDSPPLSIISAAKIAGVSLTIDPTLASGSVPTLHFSSGDFIHGVNTILRYIARAASVSNFYGQDAIQAANVDQWLEYAPLILSGSEFEAACSFIDGYLASRTFLVGYGLSIADIVVWSNLTGTGQRWESLRKSKKYQSLVRWFNSVAADYAGALDEVTSAYVGRRGIGKSPAPSLKEKMPGLKENTSGHQIDLPGAKVGEVCVRFAPEPSGYLHIGHAKAALLNKYFAERYNGRLIVRFDDTNPSKESNEFVENVLKDIETLGVKYDVVTYTSDYFPKLMEMAESLIKQGKAYVDDTPKEQMRSERMDGVESKCRNSTVEENLSLWNEMVNGTKRGTQCCVRGKLDMQDPNKSLRDPVYYRCNPDPHHRVGSKYKVYPTYDFACPFVDALEGVTHALRSSEYHDRNAQYYRVLQDMGLRRVEIYEFSRLNMVYTVLSKRKLLWFVQNKKVEDWTDARFPTVQGIVRRGLKIEALIQFILEQGASKNLNLMEWDKLWTINKKIVDPVCGRHTAVLKDRCVLLTLTNGPDEPFVRILPRHKKYEGAGKKATTFANRIWLEYADASVISVGEEVTLMDWGNAIIREIKTDNGTITQLVGELHLEGSVKMTKLKLTWLSDIEDLVSLSLVDFDYLINKKKLEEDEDFLDNLNPCTRREALALGDPNIRNVKQGEVIQLERKGYYRCDVPFVRSSKPIVLFSIPDGRQKSTSIGSGA